The following coding sequences lie in one Homalodisca vitripennis isolate AUS2020 chromosome X, UT_GWSS_2.1, whole genome shotgun sequence genomic window:
- the LOC124369174 gene encoding uncharacterized protein LOC124369174 isoform X2, giving the protein MEGYPVMQVVEYRMPRPPQRLPLHSGVKKYVFLCSVCGGLASLLGTLFLAVYLILRTYTSSLDYFETIPTYIPAAMLMVTGLAVMCLARRRNRYIFLIKLCGLCCLMCVGTCVLVTVTTTVVHMSRLQSLRECVYTLKTQTCTCYSVLLESASERSDEGSRYVFNATPDCEAIHGPLYLCLRALFGLSVIGILVCIFCCMLVYQLLSHERKKMYWEQLELRCRYLYGQASNLGRNPGLAGAQPVSTQHCACCQQFRYQQDVLTWEPSDNRFWSGGQVGNLYSPNPVGEDCVTEPATSGWSWRRLPWNRQPSATLPPPSVNSHRSCNSYQQPLNCSSPDSQYGFSSEQGRVATVSSGASYTVIEPTSGCQVYHWGPPPPYSNPNSPSRPVLCPPGPHHHHCQRNYVNTSGGDVDDNESARVPPLRRRSDLPLPPSDQHAKPQRADCGVSPRIKYLHNKLQNASVNTTRKRTQEPSESEVYFADVSSCNVSVRNDSMSLYGEALEAKQGERMPTVCDESQEMQNEESSKKQSHSSPTMDKKGLCFQIMRNQEGQRQNNVLSPKEINNFQKVPSGGEFSYTGMSLEVSEDDPELVNFSRQASLKRRLPHYKSDFTNKIKNEPEQDLEETIHKGQNEFPSPMSLSSPSTVSKGTGGFYTEIVNSDNGSSDSVWSGYSPGLLAPDAQYEVIPEHRLAASEDLNGNPNDVSGNRDRLKLYLFSKKRHYPQVIEENWSVNSSLCCDNQDFADRLKCGGHNINSQKNSDGAKDSVQKNLRSNEHCLADILNSPKSNYKNRREQMCSNHSIPSYNERRRSEFSPLCDHVHPEPNVGGYYSINENHNVCCDRTNHDSYDLVYKEKTEILNSQKMTESHEALTSAPKVMDRGKFTNSNFVNSLESSEKNECFHSDSSCRCFTSKDLTDSDLNQVRPVDV; this is encoded by the exons GTGTTAAGAAGTACGTGTTTCTATGCAGTGTTTGTGGTGGCCTGGCTTCTTTACTTGGTACATTGTTTCTGGCAGTCTACCTAATCTTGCGCACATACACCTCTTCTTTGGACTACTTTGAGACCATTCCAACTTACATACCTGCAGCTATG ttgaTGGTGACTGGGCTAGCTGTTATGTGTTTAGCTCGAAGGCGAAATAGATATATTTTCCTT ATCAAACTATGTGGGTTGTGTTGCTTGATGTGCGTCGGCACATGCGTACTAGTAACAGTTACTACGACAGTGGTGCATATGAGCAGACTACAGAGCCTCAGAGAGTGTGTCTACACACTCAAGACACAGACTTGCACCTGCTACTCAGTCCTTTTGGAATCTGCATCGGAAAGGTCAGATGAAG GTTCAAGATATGTGTTCAATGCCACTCCAGACTGTGAGGCTATTCATGGACCTCTGTACTTATGTCTGCGCGCCTTATTTGGTCTGTCTGTGATAGGCATTCTGGTCTGCATCTTCTGCTGCATGCTCGTCTATCAGCTGCTCAG TCATGAGCGTAAGAAAATGTACTGGGAACAATTGGAGCTTCGCTGCCGCTACTTGTATGGTCAGGCTTCAAACCTTGGCCGCAACCCTGGTCTGGCTGGTGCTCAACCTGTCAGCACACAGCACTGTGCTTGCTGCCAGCAGTTTCGCTACCAACAGGATGTCCTCACCTGGGAGCCTTCTGATAACAG GTTTTGGAGTGGAGGTCAAGTGGGTAATCTATACTCTCCCAACCCAGTGGGAGAGGATTGTGTGACTGAACCTGCAACATCAGGATGGAGTTGGCGCAGACTGCCTTGGAACCGACAGCCATCAGCCACACTTCCTCCACCATCTGTCAACAGCCACAG GAGCTGCAATAGTTATCAGCAACCTCTTAACTGCAGTAGTCCCGACAGTCAATACGGCTTCAGTTCGGAGCAGGGGCGAGTAGCAACAGTGTCATCAGGGGCATCATACACAGTGATAGAGCCTACATCAGGATGTCAGGTGTACCATTGGGGTCCTCCACCACCGTACTCAAACCCCAACAGCCCTAGTCGGCCAGTGTTGTGTCCACCAGGACCGCACCATCACCACTGTCAGCGCAACTATGTTAACACCAGTGGTGGTGATGTTGATGACAATGAATCTGCACGAGTGCCACCACTTCGCCGCCGTTCAGACCTACCACTACCACCATCAGACCAGCATGCTAAACCTCAACGAGCAGATTGTGGAGTATCACCCagaatcaaatatttacacaacAAATTACAGAATGCCTCTGTAAACACAACTAGAAAACGTACTCAAGAACCATCAGAATCAGAAGTTTATTTTGCAGATGTTTCCAGTTGCAATGTTTCTGTTAGGAATGATTCCATGTCCCTTTATGGAGAAGCTCTAGAAGCAAAGCAAGGAGAGAGAATGCCCACAGTGTGTGATGAATCTCAAGAAATGCAAAATGAAGAATCATCTAAGAAACAATCCCATTCTTCTCCTACTATGGACAAGAAGGGCTTATGCTTTCAAATCATGCGGAACCAGGAAGGTCAAAggcaaaacaatgttttatcaccGAAAGAGATAAATAACTTTCAGAAAGTGCCTTCTGGAGGTGAATTTTCTTACACAGGAATGTCATTAGAAGTGTCTGAAGATGATCCAGAATTGGTTAATTTTAGCCGACAGGCATCATTAAAAAGAAGACTACCTCATTATAAAAgtgattttacaaataaaataaaaaatgaacctGAACAAGACCTTGAGGAGACCATTCATAAAGGTCAAAATGAATTTCCATCGCCAATGTCCCTATCCTCACCGTCGACTGTCAGCAAGGGCACTGGTGGATTCTATACTGAAATTGTTAACTCTGACAATGGGTCTTCAGATTCTGTTTGGAGTGGTTATTCCCCAGGTCTGCTTGCTCCAGATGCTCAGTATGAAGTAATCCCTGAGCACAGACTAGCAGCTTCTGAAGACCTTAATGGTAATCCGAACGATGTCAGTGGAAATCGTGATAGGCtcaagttatatttattttctaaaaaaagacACTACCCACAAGTTATTGAGGAGAACTGGTCAGTAAACAGCTCACTCTGCTGTGATAATCAAGATTTTGCTGATAGGTTAAAATGTGGTGGACATAATATTAACTCTCAAAAAAATAGTGATGGAGCCAAAGACTCAGTACAGAAGAATTTAAGGTCTAATGAACATTGTCTAGCTGACATTTTAAACTCTCCTAAATCAAACTACAAAAACAGGCGAGAACAAATGTGTAGCAATCACTCAATACCAAGTTACAATGAGCGTCGACGCAGTGAGTTCTCACCGCTCTGTGATCACGTGCACCCAGAACCGAATGTAGGAGGATATTATTCTATAAATGAAAACCATAATGTATGTTGTGATAGAACTAACCATGACAGTTATGATCTTGTGTATAAAGAAAAGACTGAAATACTTAATTCTCAAAAAATGACGGAAAGCCATGAAGCTCTAACGAGTGCACCGAAAGTGATGGACAGAGGAAAGTTCAcaaattctaattttgtaaattctcTAGAATCTAGtgaaaaaaatgaatgttttcatTCAGACAGTAGTTGTCGGTGTTTCACCTCTAAAGATCTTACCGATAGTGACCTGAATCAAGTTAGACCTGttgatgtataa
- the LOC124369174 gene encoding uncharacterized protein LOC124369174 isoform X1, which yields MSDILSCSAGNIIIPTAGSRLSAKLDEDGGDGGGPGGTCPPALPPRPPPRPRNAVNSASSIDAHLKRTRVKKYVFLCSVCGGLASLLGTLFLAVYLILRTYTSSLDYFETIPTYIPAAMLMVTGLAVMCLARRRNRYIFLIKLCGLCCLMCVGTCVLVTVTTTVVHMSRLQSLRECVYTLKTQTCTCYSVLLESASERSDEGSRYVFNATPDCEAIHGPLYLCLRALFGLSVIGILVCIFCCMLVYQLLSHERKKMYWEQLELRCRYLYGQASNLGRNPGLAGAQPVSTQHCACCQQFRYQQDVLTWEPSDNRFWSGGQVGNLYSPNPVGEDCVTEPATSGWSWRRLPWNRQPSATLPPPSVNSHRSCNSYQQPLNCSSPDSQYGFSSEQGRVATVSSGASYTVIEPTSGCQVYHWGPPPPYSNPNSPSRPVLCPPGPHHHHCQRNYVNTSGGDVDDNESARVPPLRRRSDLPLPPSDQHAKPQRADCGVSPRIKYLHNKLQNASVNTTRKRTQEPSESEVYFADVSSCNVSVRNDSMSLYGEALEAKQGERMPTVCDESQEMQNEESSKKQSHSSPTMDKKGLCFQIMRNQEGQRQNNVLSPKEINNFQKVPSGGEFSYTGMSLEVSEDDPELVNFSRQASLKRRLPHYKSDFTNKIKNEPEQDLEETIHKGQNEFPSPMSLSSPSTVSKGTGGFYTEIVNSDNGSSDSVWSGYSPGLLAPDAQYEVIPEHRLAASEDLNGNPNDVSGNRDRLKLYLFSKKRHYPQVIEENWSVNSSLCCDNQDFADRLKCGGHNINSQKNSDGAKDSVQKNLRSNEHCLADILNSPKSNYKNRREQMCSNHSIPSYNERRRSEFSPLCDHVHPEPNVGGYYSINENHNVCCDRTNHDSYDLVYKEKTEILNSQKMTESHEALTSAPKVMDRGKFTNSNFVNSLESSEKNECFHSDSSCRCFTSKDLTDSDLNQVRPVDV from the exons GTGTTAAGAAGTACGTGTTTCTATGCAGTGTTTGTGGTGGCCTGGCTTCTTTACTTGGTACATTGTTTCTGGCAGTCTACCTAATCTTGCGCACATACACCTCTTCTTTGGACTACTTTGAGACCATTCCAACTTACATACCTGCAGCTATG ttgaTGGTGACTGGGCTAGCTGTTATGTGTTTAGCTCGAAGGCGAAATAGATATATTTTCCTT ATCAAACTATGTGGGTTGTGTTGCTTGATGTGCGTCGGCACATGCGTACTAGTAACAGTTACTACGACAGTGGTGCATATGAGCAGACTACAGAGCCTCAGAGAGTGTGTCTACACACTCAAGACACAGACTTGCACCTGCTACTCAGTCCTTTTGGAATCTGCATCGGAAAGGTCAGATGAAG GTTCAAGATATGTGTTCAATGCCACTCCAGACTGTGAGGCTATTCATGGACCTCTGTACTTATGTCTGCGCGCCTTATTTGGTCTGTCTGTGATAGGCATTCTGGTCTGCATCTTCTGCTGCATGCTCGTCTATCAGCTGCTCAG TCATGAGCGTAAGAAAATGTACTGGGAACAATTGGAGCTTCGCTGCCGCTACTTGTATGGTCAGGCTTCAAACCTTGGCCGCAACCCTGGTCTGGCTGGTGCTCAACCTGTCAGCACACAGCACTGTGCTTGCTGCCAGCAGTTTCGCTACCAACAGGATGTCCTCACCTGGGAGCCTTCTGATAACAG GTTTTGGAGTGGAGGTCAAGTGGGTAATCTATACTCTCCCAACCCAGTGGGAGAGGATTGTGTGACTGAACCTGCAACATCAGGATGGAGTTGGCGCAGACTGCCTTGGAACCGACAGCCATCAGCCACACTTCCTCCACCATCTGTCAACAGCCACAG GAGCTGCAATAGTTATCAGCAACCTCTTAACTGCAGTAGTCCCGACAGTCAATACGGCTTCAGTTCGGAGCAGGGGCGAGTAGCAACAGTGTCATCAGGGGCATCATACACAGTGATAGAGCCTACATCAGGATGTCAGGTGTACCATTGGGGTCCTCCACCACCGTACTCAAACCCCAACAGCCCTAGTCGGCCAGTGTTGTGTCCACCAGGACCGCACCATCACCACTGTCAGCGCAACTATGTTAACACCAGTGGTGGTGATGTTGATGACAATGAATCTGCACGAGTGCCACCACTTCGCCGCCGTTCAGACCTACCACTACCACCATCAGACCAGCATGCTAAACCTCAACGAGCAGATTGTGGAGTATCACCCagaatcaaatatttacacaacAAATTACAGAATGCCTCTGTAAACACAACTAGAAAACGTACTCAAGAACCATCAGAATCAGAAGTTTATTTTGCAGATGTTTCCAGTTGCAATGTTTCTGTTAGGAATGATTCCATGTCCCTTTATGGAGAAGCTCTAGAAGCAAAGCAAGGAGAGAGAATGCCCACAGTGTGTGATGAATCTCAAGAAATGCAAAATGAAGAATCATCTAAGAAACAATCCCATTCTTCTCCTACTATGGACAAGAAGGGCTTATGCTTTCAAATCATGCGGAACCAGGAAGGTCAAAggcaaaacaatgttttatcaccGAAAGAGATAAATAACTTTCAGAAAGTGCCTTCTGGAGGTGAATTTTCTTACACAGGAATGTCATTAGAAGTGTCTGAAGATGATCCAGAATTGGTTAATTTTAGCCGACAGGCATCATTAAAAAGAAGACTACCTCATTATAAAAgtgattttacaaataaaataaaaaatgaacctGAACAAGACCTTGAGGAGACCATTCATAAAGGTCAAAATGAATTTCCATCGCCAATGTCCCTATCCTCACCGTCGACTGTCAGCAAGGGCACTGGTGGATTCTATACTGAAATTGTTAACTCTGACAATGGGTCTTCAGATTCTGTTTGGAGTGGTTATTCCCCAGGTCTGCTTGCTCCAGATGCTCAGTATGAAGTAATCCCTGAGCACAGACTAGCAGCTTCTGAAGACCTTAATGGTAATCCGAACGATGTCAGTGGAAATCGTGATAGGCtcaagttatatttattttctaaaaaaagacACTACCCACAAGTTATTGAGGAGAACTGGTCAGTAAACAGCTCACTCTGCTGTGATAATCAAGATTTTGCTGATAGGTTAAAATGTGGTGGACATAATATTAACTCTCAAAAAAATAGTGATGGAGCCAAAGACTCAGTACAGAAGAATTTAAGGTCTAATGAACATTGTCTAGCTGACATTTTAAACTCTCCTAAATCAAACTACAAAAACAGGCGAGAACAAATGTGTAGCAATCACTCAATACCAAGTTACAATGAGCGTCGACGCAGTGAGTTCTCACCGCTCTGTGATCACGTGCACCCAGAACCGAATGTAGGAGGATATTATTCTATAAATGAAAACCATAATGTATGTTGTGATAGAACTAACCATGACAGTTATGATCTTGTGTATAAAGAAAAGACTGAAATACTTAATTCTCAAAAAATGACGGAAAGCCATGAAGCTCTAACGAGTGCACCGAAAGTGATGGACAGAGGAAAGTTCAcaaattctaattttgtaaattctcTAGAATCTAGtgaaaaaaatgaatgttttcatTCAGACAGTAGTTGTCGGTGTTTCACCTCTAAAGATCTTACCGATAGTGACCTGAATCAAGTTAGACCTGttgatgtataa